The following proteins come from a genomic window of Paenibacillus sp. CAA11:
- the aepX gene encoding phosphoenolpyruvate mutase — MKKTKELRNLIESEKLGFIMEAHNGLSAKIVEEAGFKGIWASGLSISAAMGVRDNNEASWTQVLDVLEFMSDATSIPILLDGDTGYGNFNNARRLVKKLEQRDIAGVCIEDKQFPKMNSFISGQLQPMADIEEFCGKIKAMKDTQTDDDFMVVARVEAFITGRGLGEALRRAEAYRKAGADAVLIHSKRPDIMEIEAFMKEWAGRLPVVIVPTKYYLTPTAKFRELGISLVIWANHNLRSSIKVMEQVSRKIYQDESLVHIEKDIASIEEVFRLQGAEELKAAEQKYLPASSPGSNGEM, encoded by the coding sequence ATGAAAAAAACAAAGGAGCTTAGAAACCTGATTGAATCCGAAAAGCTTGGATTTATCATGGAAGCCCATAATGGACTGTCTGCCAAAATCGTTGAGGAGGCAGGCTTTAAGGGGATTTGGGCCAGTGGATTATCGATCTCTGCGGCGATGGGAGTAAGAGATAATAACGAGGCCTCTTGGACACAGGTCTTGGATGTATTGGAATTTATGAGCGATGCGACGTCCATTCCGATTCTGCTGGATGGAGATACAGGATACGGTAACTTTAATAATGCTAGGCGCCTGGTCAAAAAGCTGGAGCAGCGGGATATTGCAGGGGTTTGTATAGAAGATAAGCAATTTCCTAAAATGAATTCTTTCATAAGCGGCCAATTACAGCCTATGGCGGATATCGAGGAATTTTGCGGAAAAATCAAGGCGATGAAAGATACGCAGACCGACGATGATTTTATGGTTGTAGCTAGAGTAGAGGCATTTATTACAGGGAGAGGACTCGGCGAGGCGCTGCGGCGAGCGGAAGCATACCGGAAGGCAGGTGCCGATGCAGTGCTCATCCACAGCAAGCGGCCAGATATTATGGAGATTGAGGCGTTCATGAAGGAATGGGCGGGAAGATTGCCCGTAGTGATCGTGCCTACGAAGTATTATTTGACGCCAACCGCCAAGTTTAGAGAGCTGGGGATTAGCCTTGTGATTTGGGCCAACCACAACTTGAGGTCATCCATTAAGGTTATGGAACAAGTGTCACGCAAAATCTATCAGGATGAGAGTCTTGTCCATATCGAGAAGGATATCGCAAGTATAGAAGAAGTGTTTAGGCTCCAAGGGGCAGAAGAACTGAAGGCTGCCGAACAGAAATATCTCCCGGCATCCAGCCCCGGCTCGAACGGGGAGATGTAA
- a CDS encoding LysR family transcriptional regulator — protein MDIENMRAFITVAEHQSISTAARELHQLQSNMTAKIKRIEGEFGRELFYRRPRGVELNEEGKKLYLQFKKIVALWEETRSMMHEEAPLLRLGLMVSKNPASFDEAMQELYEKYPNLGVTIRTGSASKIEEEIASAVIDLGFLVGTTHHGSLHFRKYGSEKLVLVGKNIHKPLGEILAHDQLIVSSQNCYYKKVFDVLREEHGVSRSDFVEIAALESMIKMCQLGMGVTLIPKSDLARLGIAKFRELDHSCCIIEKYICTRKNHIVTGIEQQLIQRIVTTS, from the coding sequence TTGGATATAGAGAATATGAGGGCCTTCATTACTGTGGCAGAACATCAGAGCATCTCTACGGCTGCCAGAGAGCTTCACCAGCTCCAATCGAATATGACTGCGAAGATCAAGCGAATCGAAGGCGAATTTGGCAGAGAGCTCTTCTACCGAAGGCCAAGAGGGGTGGAACTGAACGAAGAGGGGAAGAAGCTCTACCTACAGTTCAAGAAGATCGTGGCCTTGTGGGAAGAAACCCGCAGTATGATGCACGAAGAGGCTCCGCTGCTGAGGCTTGGGCTCATGGTCAGCAAGAACCCTGCGAGCTTTGATGAGGCCATGCAGGAGTTATATGAGAAGTATCCGAACCTGGGCGTGACGATTAGAACGGGAAGTGCCTCCAAGATTGAAGAGGAAATTGCAAGTGCTGTGATTGATCTGGGGTTTCTCGTCGGGACAACGCATCATGGATCGCTTCATTTCAGAAAGTACGGTTCCGAGAAATTGGTCCTGGTCGGCAAGAATATCCATAAGCCTCTTGGGGAGATTTTAGCCCACGATCAGCTCATCGTATCCTCTCAGAACTGCTACTATAAGAAGGTATTTGACGTTCTACGGGAAGAGCACGGCGTGTCAAGATCAGACTTTGTTGAAATTGCCGCACTGGAATCTATGATCAAGATGTGCCAGTTGGGGATGGGGGTAACCTTAATCCCGAAATCCGATCTGGCCAGATTGGGAATAGCCAAATTTAGAGAGCTGGATCATAGCTGCTGCATCATTGAGAAGTATATCTGTACCCGAAAAAACCACATCGTCACAGGGATTGAGCAGCAGCTGATCCAGAGGATCGTCACCACCAGTTAA
- a CDS encoding VOC family protein, with protein MGRLIHFEIHVDDMERAKKFYGEVFGWTFQDWTDYAGVPYFGAVTGEASEPGVNGALMQRQGPAPEPGQAVNGYACTMGIEDYDSTEAKILDLGGKVAVAKHALPGMAWQGYYIDTEGNIFGIHQPDENAK; from the coding sequence ATGGGCAGATTAATTCATTTCGAAATCCATGTGGATGACATGGAGCGTGCCAAGAAGTTCTACGGTGAGGTATTTGGATGGACGTTTCAGGATTGGACTGACTATGCGGGAGTTCCTTATTTCGGAGCTGTAACTGGCGAAGCAAGTGAGCCTGGAGTTAACGGAGCTTTAATGCAGCGCCAAGGCCCTGCTCCAGAACCTGGTCAGGCCGTAAATGGTTACGCATGCACCATGGGAATTGAAGATTATGATTCTACTGAGGCAAAAATCCTTGATCTTGGAGGCAAGGTGGCTGTGGCCAAACATGCTTTGCCCGGAATGGCTTGGCAAGGGTATTACATCGACACAGAAGGCAATATCTTCGGCATTCATCAGCCGGATGAGAACGCGAAATAG
- the aepY gene encoding phosphonopyruvate decarboxylase, producing MDTGIFGENLRQLGYTFYSGVPCSYLKNLINYAINEYDYVAAANEGDAVAIASAAYLGGQKSVVLMQNSGLTNAISPLSSLNYPFRIPLLGFVSLRGEPGVPDEPQHELMGKVTTQMLELMDVEWQYLSRDLEEAQKQLIQADELVAQNRPFFFVVKKGTFDTEPLKKQQNLIHSNEIIRRVYKDNQRPTRHEALAVINSVKDKETVQLATTGKTGRELYEIEDSANNLYMVGSMGCISSFGLGLALSQPDKNIVVIDGDGSLLMRMGSLATNGYYSPGNMIHILLDNNAHESTGGQSTVSHNIDFVNIAASCGYTKSIHAHNLEELEACMHEWKKTKGLTFLYIKISKQSKEQLARPAIKPYEVKERLQRFLQIDSIEIKEVDGS from the coding sequence ATGGACACAGGAATTTTTGGAGAAAATCTCAGACAATTAGGATATACCTTCTACAGCGGAGTGCCCTGCTCTTACCTGAAAAATTTAATCAATTATGCGATTAATGAATATGATTATGTGGCCGCGGCCAACGAGGGGGATGCCGTTGCTATCGCATCTGCTGCTTATCTAGGAGGGCAGAAGTCGGTTGTGCTTATGCAAAATTCAGGTCTCACCAACGCGATTTCACCGCTATCCTCCCTGAACTACCCTTTTCGTATTCCGCTGCTTGGATTTGTCAGCCTTCGCGGAGAGCCAGGTGTCCCTGACGAGCCTCAACATGAACTTATGGGCAAGGTCACGACGCAAATGCTGGAATTAATGGACGTGGAGTGGCAGTATCTCTCCAGGGATTTGGAAGAGGCCCAGAAGCAGCTGATTCAAGCCGATGAGCTGGTTGCGCAGAATCGGCCCTTCTTCTTTGTGGTTAAGAAAGGGACCTTCGATACAGAACCTTTGAAAAAGCAGCAAAACCTCATTCATTCAAACGAGATTATTCGTCGTGTGTATAAAGACAATCAGAGGCCTACACGGCATGAGGCATTAGCTGTGATCAATTCGGTCAAGGACAAGGAGACGGTACAGCTTGCAACCACCGGCAAAACAGGACGAGAGCTCTATGAAATTGAAGATTCCGCCAACAATTTGTATATGGTGGGCTCTATGGGATGCATTAGTTCCTTCGGACTTGGACTCGCCCTAAGTCAGCCTGACAAAAATATTGTGGTGATTGACGGAGATGGCTCTTTATTAATGCGCATGGGAAGTCTGGCGACAAATGGGTACTACAGCCCTGGCAATATGATTCATATTCTGCTCGATAATAATGCTCACGAATCGACAGGCGGACAAAGCACAGTGTCCCATAATATTGATTTTGTAAACATCGCCGCTTCCTGCGGTTATACGAAGTCGATCCATGCCCATAACCTCGAAGAATTGGAAGCTTGTATGCATGAATGGAAAAAGACTAAAGGGCTTACTTTCCTGTATATCAAAATATCCAAGCAGTCCAAGGAGCAGCTCGCTCGTCCGGCTATAAAGCCTTACGAAGTAAAAGAACGATTACAGCGGTTCCTCCAGATCGATTCCATAGAGATCAAGGAAGTGGATGGCTCATGA
- a CDS encoding PadR family transcriptional regulator: MNQLSNVEFMLLQIIAECNQASGYDINKLIDQRGYREWANIGTTSIYAGLKKLSNKGLIESEDSREKSGKGPMPIRFVITEVGMTTLRNEIIACLSSSRERDNRFDLGLAALSFIDKDEAIDALRKRLDFLGETLKNIRQKYESQGHTRLPLYVRVLFLHPMSLIESEQAFVTKIINELLEET, translated from the coding sequence ATGAACCAGCTTTCGAATGTTGAATTTATGCTATTGCAAATTATTGCGGAATGCAATCAAGCGTCAGGTTACGACATTAATAAGTTAATCGATCAACGCGGCTATCGGGAATGGGCGAATATCGGTACGACTTCGATTTATGCAGGGCTGAAGAAATTGAGCAATAAAGGATTGATCGAGTCTGAGGATTCACGCGAGAAGTCCGGTAAAGGACCTATGCCGATCCGATTTGTCATAACGGAAGTCGGTATGACTACGCTGAGGAATGAAATCATCGCCTGCCTATCTTCTTCGCGAGAGCGCGATAACCGATTCGATCTAGGGCTTGCCGCTTTATCCTTTATCGATAAGGACGAAGCGATTGACGCTTTGCGGAAACGGCTAGATTTTCTTGGGGAAACTTTAAAAAATATAAGGCAGAAGTACGAATCGCAAGGCCACACTCGCTTGCCGCTGTACGTAAGGGTACTTTTCCTTCATCCGATGAGTCTTATTGAGAGTGAGCAAGCTTTTGTTACGAAAATAATCAATGAATTGTTGGAGGAGACGTAA
- a CDS encoding 2-aminoethylphosphonate aminotransferase gives MSPAVKRNILLTPGPATTTESVKWSQVVPDICPREAVFGEIMEHISTELTHLVGDPEHDQTVLFGGSGTAAVESMISSVPGHNAMIIVNNGAYGKRMCEIAEVYGINYLEFKSPYDDALDLDALEKYIQSSDRIISHLAVVHHETTTGLLNNVEEIGLLCKKHQIDMMVDAMSSFAAIPLQMKKMNISFLASSSNKNLQGMPGVSFVIAEKSKLENLKEKKPRSYYLNLYAQYQYFAEKGQMRFTPPVQTLYALRQAIQELKQEGVAQRYERYKASWKTLISGLKRLGLTYLVPDEYHSKIITSILEPYSGFDFESMHDYFYSKGIMIYPGKLDGLKTFRIANIGDITSKDIEVFLELLTDYLGNTK, from the coding sequence ATGAGTCCCGCCGTAAAGAGAAATATTTTGCTCACTCCAGGTCCGGCAACGACAACAGAAAGTGTGAAATGGTCCCAGGTAGTCCCGGATATATGCCCCCGCGAAGCCGTGTTTGGCGAAATTATGGAGCATATTTCTACGGAGCTTACTCATTTGGTTGGGGACCCGGAACATGATCAGACGGTACTGTTTGGCGGATCAGGTACTGCAGCTGTTGAATCCATGATTAGTTCCGTCCCGGGTCATAACGCCATGATCATTGTGAATAATGGCGCTTATGGAAAGCGGATGTGCGAGATCGCCGAAGTCTACGGCATCAATTATTTAGAATTCAAGAGTCCCTATGATGACGCTCTTGATTTGGATGCGTTAGAGAAGTATATCCAATCCTCTGACCGCATTATTTCTCATCTGGCCGTAGTACATCATGAGACAACAACGGGTCTGCTGAACAATGTGGAGGAAATCGGCTTATTGTGTAAAAAGCATCAGATCGACATGATGGTGGATGCGATGAGTTCATTTGCCGCCATCCCGCTTCAAATGAAGAAGATGAACATTTCGTTTCTCGCATCGAGTTCCAATAAGAATTTGCAGGGGATGCCCGGGGTTTCATTTGTGATAGCAGAAAAAAGTAAACTAGAAAATTTGAAGGAGAAGAAACCGAGAAGCTATTATTTGAATCTGTACGCCCAATATCAATATTTTGCTGAAAAGGGACAGATGCGTTTTACACCACCCGTACAGACCTTGTACGCGCTTAGGCAAGCCATTCAGGAGTTAAAGCAGGAAGGTGTGGCCCAACGTTACGAAAGATACAAGGCATCTTGGAAAACTTTAATCAGCGGCCTAAAGAGGCTGGGATTAACCTATCTCGTCCCTGATGAGTATCACTCCAAGATAATTACGTCCATTCTTGAACCTTATTCGGGTTTTGATTTCGAGTCGATGCATGATTATTTTTATAGCAAAGGCATTATGATTTATCCTGGCAAACTAGATGGACTGAAGACGTTTCGGATTGCCAATATCGGGGATATCACGTCCAAGGATATCGAGGTATTTTTGGAATTGCTAACAGATTATCTGGGCAACACGAAGTGA
- a CDS encoding Gfo/Idh/MocA family protein → MNDERIKVGIIGGSLRNRWASATHIPALIESKNHQITAVATTNMASAQEAARQLGDIEAYDHYQKMLASDHVDMVVISVKAPFHKEIVQEAIRANKHLYCEWPLAADHREAEMIMKELKQSPVKHAIGLQSRQSDEVKLVKQMIDHDEIGRILSVHMKVSTQAKGNWVDQASSYILDRRNGATLLSINGGHALDIATYVLGPFTEVQASHHRHYTEARLTDHDGTVDKNTEDQYLIQGKIKGYLPISVHLQGGAYPEFCLEIQGECGVIRLTQPKSIGHPQYGGLRVALAKYDSSQSIASSKPDDFIVVKEDESKAPFTNVYRAHQSFAKDILCHTRETPDFYEAWKLHQLITAIERSAITGEKVSM, encoded by the coding sequence ATGAACGATGAACGAATCAAAGTTGGCATTATCGGAGGCTCCCTGCGGAACCGATGGGCCAGCGCCACACATATTCCCGCCCTAATCGAGAGCAAGAACCATCAGATTACGGCTGTTGCTACCACAAATATGGCTTCTGCCCAAGAAGCCGCACGACAGCTTGGAGACATCGAAGCTTACGATCATTATCAGAAAATGCTTGCCTCAGATCACGTAGATATGGTCGTTATCAGCGTCAAAGCTCCGTTTCACAAGGAAATCGTACAAGAGGCGATCCGGGCGAACAAGCACCTTTATTGCGAGTGGCCTCTCGCCGCAGATCACCGCGAAGCTGAGATGATCATGAAGGAGCTCAAGCAGTCTCCCGTCAAGCATGCAATTGGCCTCCAATCCCGCCAGTCTGATGAGGTGAAGCTAGTCAAGCAGATGATAGACCATGACGAGATCGGCAGAATTTTGTCGGTCCATATGAAGGTCTCCACACAGGCCAAGGGCAATTGGGTGGACCAGGCCAGCAGCTATATCCTTGATCGAAGAAATGGAGCGACCCTGCTGAGCATTAATGGAGGACATGCGCTAGATATCGCAACCTACGTTCTCGGCCCATTTACCGAGGTTCAAGCAAGCCATCACAGGCACTATACAGAAGCCCGGCTGACAGATCATGACGGCACCGTCGACAAGAACACCGAAGATCAATACCTCATCCAAGGGAAAATAAAGGGGTATCTCCCCATCAGCGTTCATCTGCAAGGAGGAGCTTATCCGGAGTTTTGCCTGGAGATCCAAGGAGAATGCGGGGTCATCAGACTCACCCAGCCCAAGTCTATCGGCCATCCGCAATATGGCGGGCTTCGTGTCGCATTGGCGAAGTATGATTCATCTCAGAGTATTGCAAGCAGTAAACCTGATGATTTCATCGTAGTTAAGGAGGATGAGTCCAAAGCTCCTTTTACCAATGTATATCGGGCCCACCAGTCTTTTGCGAAGGATATCCTCTGCCATACCCGTGAAACGCCGGATTTTTATGAGGCATGGAAATTGCATCAACTAATCACAGCCATCGAGCGGTCAGCAATTACAGGGGAAAAGGTAAGCATGTAA
- a CDS encoding YheC/YheD family protein: MRSLTKNKWKKYLFLKNYGPLVPYLPETQRLSGHSFNALLQKYHNVIVKPVWGSRGRGVIQVSYLGHNRYAIHYENVRKVGRGRRNAYRYIRGKIGPAEYMIQRRIHRPTINNRPFDMRVIVQRKQYSSQWVVTAKVVKVAGKGYIVSNNSRSKGQLLKFSTGIRNSSIRHLPINALESQINGVSILTAKRLARFFPGHRIYGLDIATNQHGRVSIIEANLYPSMSHFYKLKDRTVYQRILAYKQGW, translated from the coding sequence ATGAGATCGTTAACAAAAAATAAATGGAAAAAGTATTTGTTTTTAAAAAACTATGGTCCCCTCGTTCCATATTTGCCCGAAACTCAGAGGTTGAGCGGCCACTCCTTTAACGCTCTTTTGCAAAAATACCATAATGTCATTGTGAAACCAGTATGGGGGAGCCGCGGCCGAGGTGTCATTCAAGTCTCCTATTTGGGGCACAACAGGTATGCCATACACTATGAAAACGTGAGAAAAGTTGGGCGAGGAAGAAGGAATGCCTATCGTTATATCCGGGGAAAAATCGGTCCTGCCGAATATATGATCCAACGAAGAATTCATCGCCCGACCATAAACAATAGACCCTTTGATATGAGAGTGATCGTTCAACGGAAACAATACTCCTCTCAATGGGTAGTTACGGCAAAGGTAGTCAAGGTCGCAGGCAAGGGCTACATTGTCTCCAACAATTCGCGAAGTAAGGGGCAATTGCTTAAGTTTAGTACGGGTATTCGGAATTCATCCATTAGGCACCTGCCTATCAATGCTTTGGAATCGCAGATTAATGGAGTTTCAATTCTTACCGCTAAGAGATTGGCAAGGTTTTTCCCTGGGCACCGTATTTATGGCCTGGACATTGCAACCAATCAGCATGGGCGTGTTTCCATTATTGAAGCCAATCTTTATCCGTCAATGTCCCATTTTTATAAACTGAAGGATAGAACGGTGTATCAGCGAATACTAGCCTATAAGCAAGGATGGTAG
- a CDS encoding GNAT family N-acetyltransferase has product MQLTLEKVETKDQVASLAQMAGEIWHEYYIRIISKEQIDYMVEKFQSVPAITQQMESDGYEYYFLNAGGTNVGYVGVKPEQDKLFLSKFYVLQAQRGNGYASQAMTLLVDMCKQRGLRAIWLTVNRHNDSTIAVYEKKGFKTVRTQVADIGGGFVMDDNIMEKTLV; this is encoded by the coding sequence ATGCAGCTTACTCTGGAGAAGGTAGAGACAAAAGATCAGGTAGCTTCACTAGCGCAAATGGCGGGTGAGATCTGGCACGAATATTACATTCGTATCATATCTAAGGAGCAAATTGATTACATGGTGGAGAAGTTTCAGTCCGTACCTGCCATTACTCAGCAGATGGAGTCGGACGGTTACGAGTATTATTTCCTGAATGCAGGCGGTACCAACGTTGGATATGTGGGCGTTAAGCCAGAACAAGACAAGCTGTTCCTGAGTAAATTCTATGTTTTGCAGGCACAGCGGGGAAATGGATATGCCAGTCAGGCGATGACTCTTCTGGTCGATATGTGCAAGCAGCGGGGTCTGCGGGCCATCTGGTTGACGGTCAACCGGCATAATGATTCTACGATTGCTGTTTACGAGAAAAAGGGATTTAAGACCGTCCGCACCCAGGTTGCGGATATAGGTGGCGGCTTTGTGATGGATGACAATATTATGGAGAAGACCCTCGTATAA
- a CDS encoding M56 family metallopeptidase, producing MNMAVTAVMTAQLRIPHLVNWLFETSVMVSILVGLVLLLKWTLKTRLPVKWQYALWLVVLLRALLPWVPESSISIYNLFSVSEPSSRIDAWMGEAADRELKSAGEAKPATEGTVPSSNIDVSGNPAYRTASADAQVESANPSSHHHVELTTADITYVVLFGIWLIGALALSIHLIRVNRKFTRSMVNGSSDTTNPELLKLLQSCKDKLGIRRSISLRMTRQGVGPALHGLWSPSILLPTTLVDKFSANEIKYIFLHELVHHKRKDIAFNWAMTIFLIIHWFNPILWYAYRKMREDQELSCDAKTVSYIDPDEARQYGYTLIKLLETLAGRPPGLLAAAYFSKNRREIKRRITMIALFKKSSVKRTALSLIIIAIIVGITLTNAKVEGDDKAASASVSTEADMKDWMGYDDYMTSKQLGLVTHPNIKLENKGYRFEIENVMVDNSRIVIIAKHFGPDGQFLHSPLEDGGIYIKDPAGNVVASPATSLGGVSPNFEEYVFLFTDTPPDQIIVQGKADHIWATKKDSMKREKVGVKWDFEFTLDMAQAKKLGNKEELSVSYTTPEGLQMGMKQFFRTPNGLRLDIDLSLNEALARRVGPDWRRYVTLWYHLETDDPQEKVKYFGDSSRPFEVRQVYNPNSSVVHWSRTWLTKIVSPELKHVRFVLDGYSLPINQEASVKIDLAKLLKQPVVFEDAGDKITLKKQRVETDPDTGTRNLRLSGTALYTNVDHSEEWVALDSKGTEYSVQREGYSHAMENGENFWDEFNFIVKGVPDNISTLTLKRTVVEKKFKNVNWSVDLPSYTTLPWKN from the coding sequence GCTTCTTAAATGGACACTAAAGACTAGGCTTCCGGTGAAGTGGCAGTATGCACTATGGCTGGTCGTCCTCCTTCGGGCTTTGCTTCCGTGGGTCCCTGAAAGCTCAATCAGCATCTACAATCTGTTCTCCGTTTCCGAGCCAAGCTCTAGGATAGACGCGTGGATGGGGGAAGCAGCGGACAGAGAACTGAAGAGCGCCGGTGAGGCAAAACCAGCAACAGAAGGTACAGTGCCAAGCAGCAACATCGATGTTAGCGGCAACCCAGCATACCGTACAGCGTCAGCAGACGCACAGGTAGAGTCGGCGAACCCTTCATCCCATCATCACGTCGAGTTAACTACAGCAGATATCACCTATGTTGTCCTGTTTGGAATATGGCTTATAGGAGCCCTCGCGCTGTCCATTCACCTTATCCGGGTTAACCGGAAATTTACCAGAAGTATGGTTAATGGCTCTTCTGACACGACCAACCCAGAGCTTCTGAAGCTGCTTCAGTCTTGTAAAGACAAGCTGGGCATTCGACGTTCAATCTCGCTGCGGATGACAAGGCAAGGTGTTGGCCCGGCACTGCACGGACTGTGGTCACCGAGCATCTTGCTGCCCACGACCCTCGTGGACAAATTCTCAGCGAATGAAATCAAGTATATCTTCCTCCATGAACTGGTTCATCACAAAAGAAAGGATATTGCCTTCAACTGGGCCATGACGATTTTTCTAATCATTCACTGGTTCAATCCGATCTTATGGTACGCCTATCGCAAAATGCGAGAGGATCAGGAGCTGTCGTGCGACGCCAAGACGGTTTCGTATATCGATCCGGATGAAGCAAGGCAATATGGATACACCCTCATCAAGCTGCTCGAAACCTTGGCGGGAAGGCCGCCGGGGCTGCTTGCTGCCGCCTATTTTTCCAAGAACCGCCGGGAAATCAAAAGGAGAATTACGATGATTGCGTTATTTAAAAAATCTTCAGTAAAACGAACGGCCCTAAGCCTTATCATCATCGCGATAATTGTGGGCATTACTCTAACCAACGCCAAGGTGGAGGGCGATGATAAAGCCGCATCAGCTTCCGTCTCTACCGAGGCTGATATGAAGGATTGGATGGGATACGACGATTACATGACTTCCAAGCAACTGGGCCTCGTCACCCATCCGAACATTAAATTAGAGAATAAGGGATATCGATTTGAAATTGAAAATGTGATGGTCGACAATTCGCGGATCGTGATCATCGCTAAGCATTTTGGTCCGGACGGCCAGTTCCTCCATTCTCCGCTTGAGGATGGCGGCATCTATATCAAGGATCCGGCCGGTAACGTGGTTGCTAGTCCAGCAACCTCATTAGGAGGCGTAAGTCCAAACTTTGAGGAATATGTATTCCTGTTCACAGACACGCCGCCAGATCAGATTATCGTCCAGGGTAAAGCGGATCATATTTGGGCGACTAAGAAGGACAGTATGAAGCGCGAAAAAGTCGGGGTAAAATGGGATTTTGAGTTCACTCTTGATATGGCCCAAGCCAAAAAGTTGGGAAATAAAGAGGAGCTGAGCGTGAGCTATACTACGCCGGAAGGGCTGCAGATGGGGATGAAGCAGTTTTTTCGGACCCCGAACGGATTGCGACTGGATATCGATCTAAGCCTAAATGAAGCACTGGCTAGACGGGTCGGCCCGGACTGGAGACGCTATGTTACGCTTTGGTATCATCTCGAAACCGACGATCCCCAGGAGAAGGTGAAGTATTTTGGCGATAGTTCCCGCCCCTTCGAAGTTAGACAAGTATACAACCCTAACTCAAGTGTGGTCCATTGGTCCAGAACATGGTTAACAAAAATAGTATCACCAGAGCTCAAACACGTCCGGTTTGTACTTGATGGGTACAGTCTGCCGATAAACCAAGAGGCTTCGGTTAAAATTGACCTGGCCAAGCTACTAAAGCAGCCTGTCGTATTTGAAGATGCAGGGGACAAGATTACCCTGAAGAAGCAGCGTGTTGAAACAGATCCTGATACGGGGACAAGGAACCTCCGCTTAAGCGGTACCGCTTTGTATACAAACGTGGATCATTCAGAGGAATGGGTTGCCCTTGATTCGAAAGGAACCGAGTACTCCGTTCAGCGAGAGGGATATTCACATGCCATGGAAAATGGGGAGAACTTCTGGGATGAATTCAATTTCATAGTAAAAGGTGTACCGGATAACATCTCAACACTAACGCTGAAACGAACCGTTGTAGAGAAGAAGTTCAAAAATGTGAACTGGTCCGTCGATTTACCGTCGTATACCACGTTGCCGTGGAAGAACTAA
- a CDS encoding BtrH N-terminal domain-containing protein: MPNIIEGFSPFQGEHCETTTIGNLLQFAGVRLSEPMLFGLGQGLGFIYWDSKGMDFPFIGGRVKPDELAACLASRLNFIIKAKETSSVEKAWQNVRSFIECGIPVGLKLDSYYLDYFTNKVHFAAHYAVIYGMDDEYAYMADTRQQGGLVKTSLAHLAMARNAKGPMSSRNRSFTIEPIGTQPPLLPAIRSSLTKNAYDYLNPPIRNMGNKGIIKMSNEILKWPSRSKNFEHDLCLTALLMERAGTGGALFRNLYRDFLKECVDLFGDSKVEQAYLLFTEIAPIWVNVSSLIDLAGRTGNPLELSQASKLLLEIADKERIAMGFLCN; the protein is encoded by the coding sequence ATGCCTAATATCATTGAAGGTTTCAGTCCTTTTCAAGGGGAACATTGCGAGACGACAACAATAGGCAATTTACTTCAATTTGCGGGAGTCCGACTATCGGAGCCGATGTTATTCGGCCTTGGGCAAGGGTTGGGATTTATTTATTGGGATTCGAAGGGGATGGACTTTCCTTTTATAGGGGGAAGGGTAAAGCCGGATGAATTAGCTGCTTGCCTAGCATCCCGGCTCAACTTCATCATCAAGGCGAAAGAAACTTCGTCCGTTGAAAAAGCGTGGCAGAACGTACGGAGCTTCATCGAATGCGGAATTCCGGTGGGGCTTAAGTTGGACTCCTACTATTTGGATTATTTCACGAACAAAGTGCACTTTGCAGCCCACTATGCGGTAATATACGGCATGGATGACGAATACGCCTACATGGCGGATACTAGACAACAGGGAGGACTTGTGAAGACGAGCTTGGCCCATCTGGCTATGGCTAGAAACGCAAAGGGACCCATGAGCTCCAGAAATCGTTCCTTTACGATCGAGCCGATCGGCACCCAACCGCCGCTTCTGCCCGCTATACGTTCATCCTTAACCAAGAATGCATATGACTATTTGAATCCGCCTATTCGCAATATGGGCAATAAAGGCATTATAAAAATGAGCAATGAAATCCTGAAATGGCCTTCTCGCAGCAAGAACTTTGAGCATGATCTATGCTTGACTGCGTTATTAATGGAAAGAGCGGGAACCGGCGGCGCTTTGTTTCGGAATCTATATCGAGATTTTCTAAAAGAATGCGTGGATCTGTTTGGAGACTCAAAAGTAGAACAGGCATACTTGCTGTTTACTGAAATCGCTCCAATATGGGTTAACGTTTCTTCTTTGATTGACCTTGCAGGAAGAACGGGAAACCCGCTGGAGCTATCCCAAGCTTCCAAGCTTTTGCTCGAGATTGCGGATAAAGAACGCATAGCTATGGGGTTCTTATGTAATTAA